The Panulirus ornatus isolate Po-2019 chromosome 5, ASM3632096v1, whole genome shotgun sequence genome includes a window with the following:
- the Galt gene encoding galactose-1-phosphate uridylyltransferase isoform X3 → MKRPWAGQVEEVIEEDIPVHDPKNPLCPRVTRPSGEVNPDYEATFVFTNDFPALLKDVPSPPETDDPLFRAGQALGTCRVMCFHPHANITLPLMSKEQIKAVIDRWIMELDDLGKKYVWVQIFENKGAIMGCSNPHPHCQIWASSFMPNEPQLKDANQKKYFLEHGTPMLMDYVVRELEKKERLVLLNDHWVVVVPYWAVWPYETMVLPRRHVTRMTELSSTEKDSLADIIKRLTTIYDNLFNCSFPYSMGWHGAPTGPRLESDERHWVFHGCYYPPLLRSATVKKFMVGYEMLAQAQRDLTAEQAAQRLKSLPEVHYKLTGSK, encoded by the exons ATGAAGAGACCATGGGCAGGCCAGGTTGAGGAAGTAATTGAAGAAGATATTCCTGTTCATGATCCAAAAAATCCTCTTTGTCCTAGGGTTACTCGACCCAGTGGAGAG GTCAACCCAGATTATGAGGCAACATTTGTCTTCACCAACGACTTTCCAGCATTGTTGAAAGATGTGCCTTCTCCACCAGAGACTGATGACCCACTTTTCCGTGCAGGCCAAGCTCTGGGAACATGTCGAGTTATGTGTTTCCATCCTCATGCAAACATAACTCTGCCGCTAATGTCTAAGGAACAGATCAAAGCTGTGATAGATCG ATGGATAATGGAGTTGGATGATCTGGGCAAGAAATATGTGTGGGTGCAGATCTTTGAAAATAAAGGAGCCATAATGGGTTGCTCAAATCCTCATCCTCATTGCCAG ATTTGGGCATCTTCCTTCATGCCTAATGAGCCACAACTAAAGGATGCAAATCAAAAAAAGTACTTCTTGGAACATGGAACACCCATGCTGATGGACTATGTTGTCAGGGAGCTGGAGAAAAAG GAGCGATTGGTTCTACTGAATGATCATTGGGTTGTAGTTGTTCCCTACTGGGCAGTCTGGCCTTATGAAACCATGGTACTTCCCCGCCGTCATGTGACTCGCATGACAGAGCTGTCCAGTACTGAGAAAGATTCACTAGCAGACATCATCAAGAGGCTAACAACAATTTATGATAATCTCTTCAATTGCTCCTTCCCATACTCTATGGGATGGCATG GAGCTCCAACTGGACCCCGCTTAGAAAGTGATGAGAGGCACTGGGTGTTTCATGGGTGTTACTACCCACCTTTACTACGCTCAGCTACTGTTAAGAAGTTTATGGTGGGCTACGAGATGCTGGCTCAGGCCCAGCGTGACTTGACTGCGGAACAAGCTGCACAGAGGCTCAAAAGCCTGCCAGAAGTTCACTATAAGCTTACAGGTAGTAAATAG
- the Galt gene encoding galactose-1-phosphate uridylyltransferase isoform X2, with product MSTRGSAVSFEPSEHQHVRFNPLRGDWILVSPHRMKRPWAGQVEEVIEEDIPVHDPKNPLCPRVTRPSGEVNPDYEATFVFTNDFPALLKDVPSPPETDDPLFRAGQALGTCRVMCFHPHANITLPLMSKEQIKAVIDRWIMELDDLGKKYVWVQIFENKGAIMGCSNPHPHCQIWASSFMPNEPQLKDANQKKYFLEHGTPMLMDYVVRELEKKERLVLLNDHWVVVVPYWAVWPYETMVLPRRHVTRMTELSSTEKDSLADIIKRLTTIYDNLFNCSFPYSMGWHGAPTGPRLESDERHWVFHGCYYPPLLRSATVKKFMVGYEMLAQAQRDLTAEQAAQRLKSLPEVHYKLTGSK from the exons AGCATCAGCATGTGAGGTTCAACCCTCTTCGAGGTGACTGGATACTTGTGTCACCGCACCGTATGAAGAGACCATGGGCAGGCCAGGTTGAGGAAGTAATTGAAGAAGATATTCCTGTTCATGATCCAAAAAATCCTCTTTGTCCTAGGGTTACTCGACCCAGTGGAGAG GTCAACCCAGATTATGAGGCAACATTTGTCTTCACCAACGACTTTCCAGCATTGTTGAAAGATGTGCCTTCTCCACCAGAGACTGATGACCCACTTTTCCGTGCAGGCCAAGCTCTGGGAACATGTCGAGTTATGTGTTTCCATCCTCATGCAAACATAACTCTGCCGCTAATGTCTAAGGAACAGATCAAAGCTGTGATAGATCG ATGGATAATGGAGTTGGATGATCTGGGCAAGAAATATGTGTGGGTGCAGATCTTTGAAAATAAAGGAGCCATAATGGGTTGCTCAAATCCTCATCCTCATTGCCAG ATTTGGGCATCTTCCTTCATGCCTAATGAGCCACAACTAAAGGATGCAAATCAAAAAAAGTACTTCTTGGAACATGGAACACCCATGCTGATGGACTATGTTGTCAGGGAGCTGGAGAAAAAG GAGCGATTGGTTCTACTGAATGATCATTGGGTTGTAGTTGTTCCCTACTGGGCAGTCTGGCCTTATGAAACCATGGTACTTCCCCGCCGTCATGTGACTCGCATGACAGAGCTGTCCAGTACTGAGAAAGATTCACTAGCAGACATCATCAAGAGGCTAACAACAATTTATGATAATCTCTTCAATTGCTCCTTCCCATACTCTATGGGATGGCATG GAGCTCCAACTGGACCCCGCTTAGAAAGTGATGAGAGGCACTGGGTGTTTCATGGGTGTTACTACCCACCTTTACTACGCTCAGCTACTGTTAAGAAGTTTATGGTGGGCTACGAGATGCTGGCTCAGGCCCAGCGTGACTTGACTGCGGAACAAGCTGCACAGAGGCTCAAAAGCCTGCCAGAAGTTCACTATAAGCTTACAGGTAGTAAATAG
- the Galt gene encoding galactose-1-phosphate uridylyltransferase isoform X1 has translation MKTTHIAADSTQGAIHPPTLHVTTPQLKHQHVRFNPLRGDWILVSPHRMKRPWAGQVEEVIEEDIPVHDPKNPLCPRVTRPSGEVNPDYEATFVFTNDFPALLKDVPSPPETDDPLFRAGQALGTCRVMCFHPHANITLPLMSKEQIKAVIDRWIMELDDLGKKYVWVQIFENKGAIMGCSNPHPHCQIWASSFMPNEPQLKDANQKKYFLEHGTPMLMDYVVRELEKKERLVLLNDHWVVVVPYWAVWPYETMVLPRRHVTRMTELSSTEKDSLADIIKRLTTIYDNLFNCSFPYSMGWHGAPTGPRLESDERHWVFHGCYYPPLLRSATVKKFMVGYEMLAQAQRDLTAEQAAQRLKSLPEVHYKLTGSK, from the exons AGCATCAGCATGTGAGGTTCAACCCTCTTCGAGGTGACTGGATACTTGTGTCACCGCACCGTATGAAGAGACCATGGGCAGGCCAGGTTGAGGAAGTAATTGAAGAAGATATTCCTGTTCATGATCCAAAAAATCCTCTTTGTCCTAGGGTTACTCGACCCAGTGGAGAG GTCAACCCAGATTATGAGGCAACATTTGTCTTCACCAACGACTTTCCAGCATTGTTGAAAGATGTGCCTTCTCCACCAGAGACTGATGACCCACTTTTCCGTGCAGGCCAAGCTCTGGGAACATGTCGAGTTATGTGTTTCCATCCTCATGCAAACATAACTCTGCCGCTAATGTCTAAGGAACAGATCAAAGCTGTGATAGATCG ATGGATAATGGAGTTGGATGATCTGGGCAAGAAATATGTGTGGGTGCAGATCTTTGAAAATAAAGGAGCCATAATGGGTTGCTCAAATCCTCATCCTCATTGCCAG ATTTGGGCATCTTCCTTCATGCCTAATGAGCCACAACTAAAGGATGCAAATCAAAAAAAGTACTTCTTGGAACATGGAACACCCATGCTGATGGACTATGTTGTCAGGGAGCTGGAGAAAAAG GAGCGATTGGTTCTACTGAATGATCATTGGGTTGTAGTTGTTCCCTACTGGGCAGTCTGGCCTTATGAAACCATGGTACTTCCCCGCCGTCATGTGACTCGCATGACAGAGCTGTCCAGTACTGAGAAAGATTCACTAGCAGACATCATCAAGAGGCTAACAACAATTTATGATAATCTCTTCAATTGCTCCTTCCCATACTCTATGGGATGGCATG GAGCTCCAACTGGACCCCGCTTAGAAAGTGATGAGAGGCACTGGGTGTTTCATGGGTGTTACTACCCACCTTTACTACGCTCAGCTACTGTTAAGAAGTTTATGGTGGGCTACGAGATGCTGGCTCAGGCCCAGCGTGACTTGACTGCGGAACAAGCTGCACAGAGGCTCAAAAGCCTGCCAGAAGTTCACTATAAGCTTACAGGTAGTAAATAG